From Streptomyces sp. NBC_01754, a single genomic window includes:
- a CDS encoding D-arabinono-1,4-lactone oxidase: MTETYATATSTWRNWAGNVTARPVRTVSPASAEELAEVLRRAAEDGLRVKPAGTGHSFTAAAATDGVLIRPDLLTGIREVDRAAMTVTVEAGTPLKRLNTALAREGLSLTNMGDIMDQTVAGATSTGTHGTGRDSASIAAQIRALELVTADGTVLRCSPEENADVFASARTGLGALGVVTALTFAVEPVFLLTAREEPMGFDRVTAEFDQLVAENEHFEFYWFPHTGNCNTKRNNRSTGPAAPPGRISGWVEDELLSNGVFQIACSVGRALPGAIPAIAGISSRALSARTYTDIPYKVFTSPRRVRFVEMEYAVPREAAVEALREVRAMVDRSPLRISFPVEVRTAPADDIALSTASGRESAYIAVHMYRGTPYQAYFTAVERIMTGFGGRPHWGKIHTRDAAYLAEAYPRFGEFTAVRDRLDPDRLFGNDYLRRVLGD, translated from the coding sequence ATGACCGAGACCTACGCAACTGCGACGAGCACATGGCGTAACTGGGCGGGCAATGTCACCGCCAGGCCGGTACGGACCGTGTCCCCCGCCTCGGCGGAGGAGCTGGCCGAGGTGCTGCGGCGGGCCGCCGAGGACGGGCTGCGGGTCAAGCCGGCCGGTACGGGGCACTCGTTCACGGCGGCCGCCGCCACCGACGGCGTCCTGATACGGCCGGACCTGCTCACCGGCATACGGGAGGTGGACCGCGCGGCCATGACGGTGACGGTCGAGGCCGGCACCCCGCTGAAGCGCCTCAACACCGCGCTCGCCCGGGAGGGGCTCTCCCTCACGAACATGGGCGACATCATGGACCAGACGGTCGCCGGGGCCACCTCCACGGGCACCCACGGCACCGGCCGCGACTCGGCGTCGATCGCGGCGCAGATCCGCGCGCTGGAGCTGGTCACCGCGGACGGCACGGTGCTGCGCTGCTCCCCGGAGGAGAACGCCGACGTCTTCGCGTCCGCCCGGACAGGGCTCGGGGCTCTCGGTGTGGTCACCGCGCTCACCTTCGCGGTGGAGCCGGTCTTCCTGTTGACCGCCCGGGAGGAACCGATGGGCTTCGACCGGGTCACGGCCGAGTTCGACCAGCTGGTCGCCGAGAACGAACACTTCGAGTTCTACTGGTTCCCGCACACCGGCAACTGCAACACCAAGCGCAACAACCGCAGCACCGGCCCCGCGGCTCCGCCCGGCCGGATCAGCGGCTGGGTCGAGGACGAACTGCTCTCCAACGGGGTCTTCCAGATCGCCTGTTCCGTCGGCCGCGCGCTCCCCGGGGCCATCCCGGCGATCGCCGGGATCTCCAGCCGCGCGCTGTCGGCCCGGACGTACACGGACATCCCCTACAAGGTCTTCACCAGCCCCCGGCGGGTGCGCTTCGTCGAGATGGAGTACGCCGTGCCGCGCGAGGCCGCCGTCGAGGCGCTGCGCGAGGTACGGGCCATGGTCGACCGCTCGCCGCTGCGCATCAGCTTCCCCGTCGAGGTGCGTACGGCCCCCGCGGACGACATCGCGCTGTCCACGGCCTCGGGCCGGGAGAGCGCGTACATCGCGGTCCACATGTACCGGGGCACGCCGTACCAGGCGTACTTCACGGCGGTCGAGCGGATCATGACGGGCTTCGGCGGCCGCCCGCACTGGGGCAAGATCCACACCCGGGACGCCGCCTACCTGGCCGAGGCCTATCCCCGGTTCGGCGAGTTCACGGCCGTACGCGACCGGCTCGACCCGGACCGGCTGTTCGGCAACGACTACCTGCGCCGCGTCCTGGGCGACTGA